One Paraburkholderia sp. HP33-1 genomic region harbors:
- the bcsB gene encoding cellulose biosynthesis cyclic di-GMP-binding regulatory protein BcsB yields the protein MGNRMAKDNLERPAHGRNGTGSQSRFFARQGSARSGRVMRGVACWLALQTALTSFAPLAEAATPAATPAAKPASDAAATAGAAQTAQVATGVGNVPAPSPAVPFDPNAIAQGALATPTPALAAASVKELGVRTPTTAEPGLLVPGGRRQTLTFADFGALDPLQLRGVDAQNGIAFSVRGDEVVTGATLHLIYSYSPALLANLSQLKVLVNGEVAATLPLPHEQAGMLVAREISIDPRFITDFNHLNLQLIGHYTTACEDPANSSLWATISNASSLDLTYSALATKADLAALPQPFFDRRDVRRLELPFVFAQKPGNGTLEAAGIVASWFGSLAGYRGAVFPVQLDNAPLTGNAVVFATSDQHPAGVTIPEITGPTIAVVERDASARGKLLLVLGRDEAELKTAAKSLGIGHSTLSGTSATITSLNEITPRVPYDAPNWLSTDRAVRFGELADPKDLTVFGYDADAVRINMRVPPDLFMWHTRGAPIDLRYRYTVRPARDRSSLNISVNNGFVQALPIPARAASIFELSRYFNLVTAEGTAEARRNIRIPPLLMTPRTQLRLHFYYDIPNTGQCAGRMLQNVVGAIDPNSTIDLSSFPHYMALPDLAAFANSGFPFTRMADLSETAVVLPDDADPSDYSLYLLTMGRMGESTGFPVTGVSVTHAADIDRFADKDLLVFGAPGKQPLLQRWSKSMPFASDGAAHTFQLTDLVFKLQDWWHGERGVERTPARADLTMVSSSGAALLTGFESPLQRGRSAVALVSAAGQSDADLSAALLDADVLPKIQGAMAVIHGRDVTITSNGTAYYVGRLSPQEYLRWALSSHPLLLLFGGVLAALILAGLCYRTLRAIAARRLKD from the coding sequence ATGGGCAACAGGATGGCGAAGGACAATCTCGAACGCCCGGCTCACGGGCGCAACGGCACTGGATCCCAATCGCGCTTTTTTGCCCGCCAGGGCTCCGCGCGCTCGGGGCGAGTCATGCGTGGCGTCGCCTGCTGGCTCGCGCTGCAGACCGCACTGACGTCGTTCGCACCGCTGGCTGAAGCGGCCACCCCGGCGGCCACCCCGGCGGCCAAGCCTGCTTCGGACGCGGCGGCAACCGCTGGCGCGGCGCAGACCGCGCAAGTCGCGACCGGCGTCGGCAACGTGCCCGCGCCGAGCCCCGCCGTGCCGTTCGATCCGAACGCGATCGCCCAGGGCGCGCTCGCCACGCCGACGCCCGCGCTCGCGGCGGCATCGGTGAAGGAGCTCGGGGTGCGCACCCCGACCACCGCCGAGCCTGGCTTGCTGGTGCCGGGCGGGCGCCGGCAGACGCTGACGTTCGCCGACTTCGGCGCGCTCGATCCACTGCAATTGCGCGGCGTCGACGCCCAGAACGGCATCGCGTTCTCGGTGCGCGGCGACGAGGTCGTGACCGGTGCGACGCTGCATCTGATCTACAGCTACTCGCCCGCGCTGCTGGCGAACCTGTCGCAGCTGAAGGTGCTGGTCAACGGCGAAGTCGCGGCGACACTGCCGCTGCCGCACGAGCAGGCCGGCATGCTGGTCGCGCGCGAAATCTCGATCGATCCGCGCTTCATCACCGACTTCAATCACCTGAACCTGCAGCTGATCGGCCATTACACGACCGCCTGCGAAGACCCCGCGAACTCGTCGCTGTGGGCGACGATCAGCAACGCGAGCTCGCTCGACCTGACCTACTCGGCGCTCGCGACGAAGGCGGATCTGGCCGCGCTGCCGCAGCCGTTCTTCGACCGCCGCGACGTGCGCCGCCTCGAACTGCCGTTCGTGTTCGCGCAGAAGCCGGGCAACGGCACGCTGGAAGCGGCCGGCATCGTCGCGTCGTGGTTCGGCTCGCTCGCCGGCTATCGCGGCGCGGTGTTTCCCGTGCAGCTCGACAACGCGCCGCTAACGGGCAACGCGGTCGTGTTCGCGACGAGCGACCAGCATCCGGCCGGCGTGACGATTCCCGAGATCACCGGCCCGACCATCGCCGTGGTCGAGCGCGACGCGAGCGCGCGCGGCAAGCTGCTGCTCGTGCTCGGCCGCGATGAAGCCGAGCTGAAGACTGCCGCGAAGTCGCTCGGTATCGGCCATAGCACGCTGTCCGGTACGAGCGCGACGATTACGTCGCTCAACGAGATCACGCCGCGCGTGCCGTACGACGCGCCGAACTGGCTGTCGACCGACCGCGCCGTTCGCTTCGGCGAACTCGCCGATCCGAAAGACCTGACCGTGTTCGGCTACGACGCCGACGCGGTGCGCATCAACATGCGCGTGCCGCCCGATCTGTTCATGTGGCACACGCGCGGCGCGCCGATCGACCTGCGCTACCGGTACACGGTGCGGCCGGCGCGTGACCGCTCGTCGCTGAACATCAGCGTGAACAACGGCTTCGTCCAGGCGCTGCCGATTCCGGCGCGCGCGGCCTCGATCTTCGAGCTGAGCCGCTACTTCAACCTCGTGACGGCCGAAGGCACCGCTGAGGCGCGCCGCAACATCCGTATCCCGCCCCTCCTGATGACGCCGCGCACGCAGCTGCGCCTGCACTTCTACTACGACATCCCGAACACTGGCCAATGCGCGGGCCGCATGCTGCAAAACGTGGTCGGCGCGATCGATCCGAACTCGACCATCGACCTGTCCTCGTTCCCGCACTACATGGCGCTGCCCGATCTGGCCGCGTTCGCCAACAGCGGCTTCCCGTTCACGCGGATGGCGGACCTCTCCGAGACCGCCGTCGTGCTGCCGGACGACGCCGACCCGAGCGACTACAGCCTGTATCTGCTGACGATGGGCCGCATGGGCGAATCGACCGGCTTTCCGGTCACCGGTGTGAGCGTCACGCATGCGGCCGACATCGATCGCTTCGCGGACAAGGACCTGCTGGTATTCGGCGCGCCCGGCAAGCAGCCGCTGCTGCAGCGCTGGTCGAAGTCGATGCCGTTCGCGAGCGACGGCGCCGCGCACACGTTCCAGCTGACCGACCTCGTGTTCAAGCTGCAGGACTGGTGGCACGGCGAGCGCGGCGTCGAGCGCACGCCCGCGCGCGCCGATCTGACGATGGTCAGCTCGAGCGGCGCGGCGCTGCTGACCGGGTTCGAGTCACCACTGCAGCGAGGCCGCAGCGCGGTCGCGCTGGTCAGCGCGGCCGGCCAGTCGGACGCGGATCTGTCCGCCGCGCTGCTCGACGCCGACGTGCTGCCGAAGATTCAAGGCGCGATGGCCGTGATTCACGGCCGTGACGTCACCATCACGTCGAACGGCACCGCATACTATGTCGGCCGTCTGTCACCGCAGGAGTATCTGCGCTGGGCGCTGTCGTCGCACCCGCTGCTGCTGCTGTTCGGCGGCGTGCTCGCCGCGCTGATCCTCGCGGGCCTGTGCTACAGGACGCTGCGCGCGATCGCCGCGCGTCGACTGAAGGACTGA
- a CDS encoding GGDEF domain-containing protein, translated as MLNPLTILLVTILADAIAMAVLYSLRRAKIPGVGYWFAANALAVVALLGTALQGHASPWLTHVAANVLFALALLLLLEGCLRFLDRETRPWPAYVGLVPVLAGMIYWTFVAPNFNARVALVSAYHASLYAALGLLMLRGRPANRPRYSFYFLASVALLLCVGHSTRGIMYGFHLLEQTNLTQVSVPNIVFLALGILAPPFLSIGVVMLAHDRLAERLERLANVDDLTGALSRRAFLEIGGGLLNASLRTGMPVAIAIVDIDSFKAVNDTHGHAAGDEVLAHFAAFVARELRIGDVFGRLGGEEFGVLCPATTAAEAVVLLERLRTRFAAAAPGDLPRGLRYTFSVGVDQLRSGESLAQMMARADRALYAAKAAGRDRVMTA; from the coding sequence ATGCTCAATCCACTCACCATTCTGCTGGTCACAATTCTGGCGGATGCAATCGCGATGGCCGTGCTGTACTCGCTGAGGCGCGCGAAGATTCCGGGTGTCGGCTACTGGTTCGCCGCCAACGCGCTCGCGGTCGTCGCGCTCCTTGGCACTGCATTGCAGGGACATGCGTCGCCTTGGCTCACGCACGTCGCGGCCAACGTGCTATTCGCGCTCGCGCTGCTGCTCCTGCTCGAAGGCTGCCTGCGTTTCCTCGACCGCGAGACGCGGCCGTGGCCCGCCTATGTCGGGTTGGTGCCCGTGCTGGCCGGCATGATCTACTGGACCTTCGTCGCACCGAACTTCAATGCGCGGGTCGCGCTGGTGTCCGCGTATCACGCAAGCCTCTATGCGGCGCTCGGTCTGCTGATGCTGCGCGGACGCCCCGCCAACCGGCCGCGCTACAGCTTCTACTTTCTGGCGAGCGTGGCGCTGCTGCTGTGCGTCGGCCACTCGACGCGCGGCATCATGTACGGTTTTCACCTCCTCGAGCAGACAAACCTGACGCAGGTATCGGTGCCCAACATCGTGTTTCTGGCGCTCGGCATTCTCGCGCCGCCGTTCCTGTCGATCGGTGTCGTGATGCTCGCGCATGACCGCCTCGCGGAGCGCCTCGAGCGGCTCGCGAACGTCGACGATCTGACCGGCGCGCTGTCGCGTCGCGCGTTCCTCGAAATCGGTGGCGGGCTGCTGAATGCGTCGTTGCGCACCGGCATGCCGGTCGCGATTGCGATCGTCGACATCGATTCGTTCAAGGCCGTCAACGATACGCACGGCCACGCGGCCGGCGACGAGGTGCTCGCGCACTTCGCGGCGTTCGTCGCGCGCGAGCTTCGGATCGGCGACGTGTTCGGGCGACTCGGCGGCGAGGAGTTCGGCGTGCTGTGCCCGGCGACGACGGCCGCCGAAGCGGTCGTGCTGCTCGAGCGGTTGCGCACGCGCTTCGCGGCCGCCGCGCCGGGCGATCTGCCGCGCGGGCTGCGCTACACGTTCAGTGTCGGCGTCGATCAGCTGCGCAGCGGCGAATCGCTCGCGCAGATGATGGCGCGCGCCGACCGCGCGCTGTATGCGGCGAAAGCGGCGGGGCGCGATCGGGTGATGACCGCATAG
- the bcsD gene encoding cellulose biosynthesis protein BcsD → MVPILDYLLERQISPQWRGMLSALASEFEAQIGRAELRELMHRVGSRFALAHPLPACASTAELEQVLNACWRQMDWGYVALADETESLRITHFCAPLPAFGESALAWTPAFLEGVYQTWLSALGAQGLKVVQTSAFGEDSSLEFRLGRLPA, encoded by the coding sequence ATGGTCCCCATTCTCGACTATCTGCTGGAACGCCAAATCTCGCCGCAATGGCGCGGCATGCTGAGCGCACTAGCGAGCGAGTTCGAAGCGCAAATCGGACGCGCCGAGCTGCGTGAGCTGATGCATCGCGTCGGCAGCCGTTTCGCGCTCGCGCATCCGCTGCCCGCCTGTGCGTCGACGGCCGAGCTCGAGCAGGTGTTGAATGCTTGCTGGCGTCAGATGGATTGGGGTTACGTCGCACTCGCAGACGAGACTGAGTCGCTGCGGATCACTCACTTTTGCGCGCCGCTGCCCGCGTTCGGCGAATCGGCGCTCGCCTGGACGCCGGCGTTTCTCGAAGGCGTCTATCAGACGTGGTTGAGCGCATTGGGTGCGCAGGGTTTGAAGGTCGTGCAGACGAGCGCGTTCGGCGAGGACAGCTCGCTCGAATTCCGTCTCGGCCGACTTCCCGCCTGA
- a CDS encoding sensor domain-containing phosphodiesterase: protein MSAIPTQHPSEPSLRERFHQRSLDHQRPLSVVTMAFTVVTFLCMVAARELVGIPAAPLGYRLQCALVLALLVLAIPLAKSTRLFGAIGVAYELVLIGGLVLNASGVAHPLAWLLPALVVIPICAAPLWLTPVHFLIGNALFYAAAIALLLGQTHAREVDAAMWTWVIAIGAPTAAVFHFGFYRFRRNHFLLESQLAQLAAIERPDGHPAASLGVAGHRRGESFTALLESEPPLDAFAPRAQGDDSRAGAARYRWEDFSLISHFQPLYSLSHRKQVGFEALLRGEHDDGTLVPPVVMFAPKLSSDEGALDRASHAVHLGNARRALPGDAWLFLNILPATFIADGYADQLTKIVRAAGLEPERVILEILESHGGSVDDMSRAAARYRQHGFLIAVDDFGAGQSNLDRLLRIRPDLVKLDGELIRATAHGTQQPILPKLVSLLHQAGMLVVVEGVETAEELILAVESNVDFAQGYLLGRPSTEIAPPESVHRQIDEAFDVIAQGRAHQHALFESEVQPYRLATLHAADGLRAGTEMDDAFAPLATLERCISCFILDDTGRQIGHEVRGPAWCEDTASLQPVANPRDARWDHRPYFRNAVLQPGEAITSHPYLSLASGRPCIAVTLALQLASGRCVIGVELDWSARGLPWPAGE, encoded by the coding sequence ATGTCTGCTATCCCAACGCAGCACCCGTCCGAGCCGAGCTTGCGCGAGCGCTTTCACCAGCGCTCGCTCGACCATCAGCGGCCGCTTTCCGTCGTGACGATGGCCTTCACGGTGGTCACGTTCCTGTGCATGGTGGCGGCGCGCGAGCTGGTCGGCATTCCGGCCGCACCGCTCGGCTACCGGCTGCAGTGCGCGCTCGTGCTCGCGCTGCTGGTGCTGGCGATCCCGCTCGCGAAGTCGACGCGGCTGTTCGGCGCGATCGGCGTCGCGTACGAGCTGGTGCTGATTGGCGGGCTCGTGCTGAATGCGAGTGGCGTCGCGCATCCGTTGGCGTGGCTGTTGCCCGCGCTCGTCGTGATACCGATCTGCGCGGCGCCACTGTGGCTCACGCCCGTGCATTTCCTCATCGGGAACGCGCTGTTCTACGCGGCGGCCATCGCGCTGCTGCTTGGCCAAACTCATGCGCGCGAGGTCGACGCGGCCATGTGGACCTGGGTCATCGCGATCGGTGCGCCAACGGCAGCGGTGTTCCATTTCGGCTTCTACCGTTTCCGCCGCAATCACTTTCTGCTGGAGAGCCAGCTTGCGCAGCTCGCCGCGATCGAACGGCCGGACGGTCATCCGGCCGCGAGCCTGGGCGTCGCCGGGCACCGGCGCGGCGAAAGCTTCACGGCGTTGCTCGAGAGCGAGCCGCCGCTCGACGCGTTCGCGCCGCGCGCCCAGGGCGACGACTCGCGCGCGGGCGCGGCGCGTTATCGCTGGGAAGACTTCTCTCTGATCTCGCACTTCCAGCCGCTCTACAGCCTGTCGCATCGCAAGCAGGTCGGCTTCGAGGCGCTGCTGCGAGGCGAGCATGACGACGGCACGCTGGTGCCGCCAGTCGTGATGTTCGCGCCGAAGCTGTCGAGCGACGAAGGCGCGCTCGATCGCGCGAGCCATGCGGTGCATCTCGGCAATGCGCGCCGCGCGCTGCCCGGCGATGCCTGGCTGTTCCTGAACATTCTGCCGGCCACCTTCATTGCCGACGGCTATGCCGACCAGTTGACGAAGATCGTGCGCGCCGCGGGGCTCGAACCCGAGCGCGTGATTCTGGAGATTCTCGAATCGCATGGCGGCAGCGTCGACGATATGTCGCGCGCGGCGGCGCGCTATCGCCAGCACGGTTTTCTGATCGCCGTCGACGACTTCGGCGCGGGTCAATCGAATCTGGACCGGCTGCTGCGCATCCGCCCGGACCTCGTGAAGCTCGACGGCGAGCTGATTCGCGCGACTGCGCATGGCACACAGCAGCCGATCCTGCCGAAGCTCGTGTCGCTGCTGCACCAGGCGGGCATGCTGGTGGTCGTCGAAGGCGTCGAGACGGCCGAGGAGCTGATCCTCGCGGTCGAATCGAACGTCGATTTCGCACAGGGCTATCTGCTCGGCCGGCCCTCGACCGAGATCGCGCCGCCCGAGTCGGTGCACCGTCAAATCGACGAAGCGTTCGACGTGATTGCGCAGGGCCGCGCGCATCAGCATGCGCTGTTCGAATCCGAGGTGCAGCCGTACCGGCTCGCAACCCTGCACGCAGCCGACGGCTTGCGCGCCGGCACCGAGATGGACGACGCGTTCGCGCCGCTTGCCACCCTGGAGCGCTGCATCAGCTGCTTCATTCTCGACGACACGGGCCGGCAGATCGGTCACGAGGTGCGCGGGCCGGCGTGGTGCGAGGACACGGCGTCACTGCAGCCGGTCGCGAATCCGCGCGATGCGCGCTGGGATCATCGGCCGTACTTCCGCAATGCGGTGCTGCAGCCCGGCGAGGCGATCACCAGTCACCCTTATCTTTCGCTCGCGAGCGGGCGGCCCTGCATCGCTGTGACGCTGGCGCTGCAACTGGCGAGCGGGCGCTGTGTGATCGGGGTCGAGCTGGATTGGTCGGCAAGAGGGTTGCCGTGGCCGGCGGGCGAGTAG
- the bcsP gene encoding cellulose biosynthesis protein BcsP, with amino-acid sequence MSSSSDIEKLFEQFGGDANAYQEIGRENDARSARTRWPLLVTLDLTQPAIPAIGQLREAKAQPPMSVAPRAALQEDTTPKDLASVTRAKAPLFTRQHRRDIPPVPVPVTAAQPATPSGASRFGTGQEPDAATARAPAGGTSSDPAGLGLPVAPAAAASAPIPPAVQPVSPSSAFQFRAPPAQPAEAPSILGKMFAAQSPSASPQTAAPAPATASLESVFDRLRGTPAQGAQAPAGAARGGFGSWLTNGPRRS; translated from the coding sequence ATGAGTTCATCGAGCGACATCGAAAAGCTGTTCGAGCAATTTGGCGGCGACGCCAACGCGTACCAGGAGATCGGCCGCGAAAACGACGCGCGCAGCGCGCGAACCCGTTGGCCGCTGCTCGTGACGCTCGACCTGACGCAACCGGCCATACCGGCAATCGGCCAGCTTCGCGAAGCGAAAGCGCAGCCGCCGATGAGCGTGGCGCCGCGGGCCGCCCTCCAGGAGGACACGACGCCGAAGGATCTGGCATCGGTGACACGCGCCAAGGCGCCGTTGTTCACGCGCCAGCACCGGCGCGACATTCCGCCGGTGCCGGTGCCGGTGACCGCCGCCCAGCCGGCGACGCCGAGCGGCGCGTCGCGCTTCGGCACGGGCCAGGAGCCCGACGCGGCGACTGCGCGCGCGCCGGCGGGCGGGACATCTTCAGACCCGGCTGGTCTGGGTCTTCCGGTTGCGCCGGCTGCTGCTGCGTCGGCACCGATCCCGCCTGCCGTGCAGCCCGTGAGCCCTTCTTCCGCATTTCAGTTCCGCGCCCCGCCCGCGCAACCGGCCGAGGCGCCGTCGATCCTCGGCAAGATGTTTGCGGCGCAGTCCCCGTCCGCGTCGCCGCAAACGGCCGCGCCCGCCCCGGCAACCGCGTCGCTCGAGTCGGTCTTCGACCGTCTGCGCGGCACGCCGGCCCAGGGCGCCCAGGCACCCGCCGGCGCCGCGCGCGGCGGCTTCGGCTCGTGGCTCACCAACGGTCCGCGTCGCTCATGA
- the bcsA gene encoding UDP-forming cellulose synthase catalytic subunit, giving the protein MSFPASSREPEGGEPSRFERFIEAGFWNSRIVTGLVTLVALYMLYFVFTVPLEFYQQLTFATLCFVLALLFRRLPGRYATMVMIMLSIVASGRYMYWRLTETTYWEHPLDAVWGLLLVSAELYSTLVLMLGYFQTAWPLKRKPLPLPANRDEWPSVDVFIPTYNEPLSVVKPTIYAALALDYPADKMSIHVLDDGRRPEFRAFCEEVGVNWTIRTNNRHAKAGNINEAMKITSGEYLAIFDCDHIPTRSFLQIGLGWFLRDKLLSMLQTPHHFFSADPFERNLGTFRKVPNEGELFYGLVQDGNDLWNATFFCGSCALLRRSMVEEIGGIAVETVTEDAHTALKLHRLGYTTAYLAIPQAAGLATESLSGHIGQRIRWARGMTQIFRIDNPLTGKGLKIGQRLCYLNAMMHFFYGVPRLVFLTAPLSYLFFGAHVIEAAASTIAIYALPHMMHASITNSRMQRLFRHSFWAEVYESVLASYITAPTLLALINPKLGKFNVTAKGGVIEKSYFDWSISRPYLFLLLLNLLGFLAGLVHIYMNWHVRSIVETTLLNLAWTSYNMLILGASVAAASERRQIRAVPRVAMKMPVMLKFSTGRTLACETIDYSEGGVGVALPSSIEVPMQERVSVSLFRGDEEYAFPATVSFTEPGRVGLRFSSMSREQEYEFVKTTFARADAWTGWAEGRETDTPLRGLSHVLRVGVRGIAGLFEHLSDDLRSSIKSRPADVKKLKTKD; this is encoded by the coding sequence TTGAGCTTCCCAGCCTCCTCGCGCGAGCCCGAGGGCGGCGAGCCGTCGCGGTTCGAGCGCTTCATCGAAGCGGGCTTCTGGAACAGCCGCATCGTAACCGGGCTCGTCACGCTGGTCGCGCTGTACATGCTGTACTTCGTGTTCACGGTGCCGCTCGAGTTCTATCAACAGCTGACCTTCGCGACCCTCTGCTTCGTGCTCGCGCTGCTGTTTCGCCGTCTGCCCGGCCGCTACGCGACGATGGTGATGATCATGCTGTCGATCGTCGCGTCGGGCCGCTACATGTACTGGCGCCTGACCGAAACGACGTACTGGGAACATCCGCTCGACGCCGTCTGGGGTCTGCTGCTCGTGTCCGCCGAGCTCTACTCGACGCTCGTGCTGATGCTCGGCTACTTCCAGACCGCATGGCCGCTCAAGCGCAAGCCGCTGCCGCTGCCCGCCAATCGCGACGAGTGGCCGAGCGTCGACGTGTTCATCCCGACCTACAACGAACCGCTCAGCGTCGTGAAGCCGACCATCTATGCGGCGCTCGCGCTCGACTACCCGGCTGACAAGATGTCGATCCACGTGCTCGACGACGGCCGGCGCCCCGAATTCAGGGCGTTCTGCGAGGAAGTCGGCGTGAACTGGACGATCCGCACGAACAATCGCCACGCGAAGGCCGGCAACATCAACGAGGCCATGAAGATCACAAGCGGCGAGTACCTCGCGATCTTCGACTGCGATCACATCCCGACCCGCTCGTTCCTGCAGATCGGCCTCGGCTGGTTCCTGCGCGACAAGCTGCTGTCGATGCTGCAGACACCACACCACTTTTTCTCCGCCGACCCGTTCGAGCGCAACCTCGGCACTTTCCGCAAGGTGCCGAACGAAGGCGAGCTGTTCTACGGCCTCGTGCAGGACGGCAACGACCTGTGGAACGCGACGTTCTTCTGCGGCTCGTGCGCGCTGCTGCGCCGGAGCATGGTCGAAGAGATCGGCGGCATCGCGGTGGAGACCGTCACCGAGGACGCGCACACCGCGCTGAAGCTGCACCGCCTCGGCTACACCACCGCGTATCTGGCGATTCCGCAGGCCGCCGGCCTCGCGACCGAAAGCCTGTCGGGCCATATCGGCCAGCGCATCCGCTGGGCGCGCGGCATGACGCAAATCTTTCGCATCGACAATCCGCTGACCGGCAAGGGGCTCAAGATCGGCCAGCGGCTTTGTTACCTGAACGCGATGATGCACTTCTTCTACGGGGTGCCGCGTCTCGTGTTCCTGACCGCGCCGCTGTCGTATCTGTTCTTCGGCGCGCATGTGATCGAAGCGGCCGCCAGCACGATCGCGATCTACGCGCTGCCGCACATGATGCATGCGAGCATCACGAACTCGCGCATGCAGCGCCTGTTCCGCCATTCGTTCTGGGCCGAGGTGTATGAGTCGGTGCTCGCGTCGTATATCACCGCGCCGACGCTGCTCGCGCTGATCAACCCGAAGCTCGGCAAGTTCAACGTGACGGCCAAGGGCGGCGTGATCGAGAAGAGCTACTTCGACTGGTCGATCTCGCGGCCGTATCTGTTCCTGCTGCTGCTGAACCTGCTCGGCTTCCTCGCGGGCCTCGTGCACATCTACATGAACTGGCACGTGCGCAGCATCGTCGAGACCACACTGCTCAATCTCGCGTGGACCAGCTACAACATGCTGATCCTCGGCGCGAGCGTGGCCGCCGCGAGCGAGCGCCGCCAGATCCGCGCAGTGCCCCGCGTCGCGATGAAGATGCCCGTGATGCTGAAGTTCTCGACCGGCCGCACGCTCGCGTGCGAAACGATCGACTACTCGGAAGGCGGCGTCGGCGTCGCGCTGCCCAGCAGCATCGAAGTGCCGATGCAGGAGCGCGTGAGCGTGTCGCTGTTCCGCGGCGACGAGGAGTACGCGTTCCCCGCCACCGTCAGCTTTACCGAGCCGGGACGCGTGGGGCTGCGCTTTTCGTCGATGTCGCGCGAGCAGGAGTACGAGTTCGTGAAGACCACCTTCGCCCGCGCGGATGCGTGGACCGGCTGGGCCGAAGGTCGCGAGACCGACACGCCGCTGCGCGGTCTGTCGCACGTGCTGCGGGTCGGCGTGCGCGGCATCGCGGGTCTGTTCGAGCATCTGTCTGACGACTTGCGCAGTTCGATCAAAAGCCGTCCAGCGGACGTCAAGAAGCTAAAAACCAAAGACTGA
- the bcsQ gene encoding cellulose biosynthesis protein BcsQ, producing the protein MKIVAVVSAKGGVGKTTLAANLASVLASSGRRVIALDLDPQNALRLHFGVPLDSIDGLSRATLSGNPWQTAMYDGIDGVTVLPYGALLEDDRRRFEALIDQHPQWLAQSLQNLRLDPSDIVIVDTPPGSSTYVRAALSAATFALNVVLADAASYAAIPLMERLIETYAAPRADFGGVGYVVNQIDQSRQLTKDVLKVLRQMLAGKVFPGVIHLDEGVSEALACDTTLIHYDPLSQAAADFRACGEWLTAALDAITAQPRSVA; encoded by the coding sequence ATGAAAATCGTCGCCGTGGTGTCCGCCAAAGGCGGGGTCGGCAAGACCACCCTGGCCGCCAATCTCGCCTCCGTGCTCGCCAGCAGCGGCCGGCGCGTGATCGCGCTCGATCTCGATCCGCAGAACGCGCTGCGTCTGCACTTCGGCGTGCCGCTCGACAGCATCGACGGCCTGTCGCGCGCGACGCTCTCCGGCAACCCGTGGCAAACGGCGATGTACGACGGCATCGACGGCGTGACCGTGCTGCCGTACGGCGCCCTGCTCGAGGACGACCGCCGCCGCTTCGAGGCGCTTATCGACCAGCATCCGCAGTGGCTCGCGCAGTCGCTGCAGAACCTGCGGCTCGACCCGTCCGACATCGTGATCGTCGACACGCCGCCCGGCTCGTCGACCTACGTGCGCGCCGCGCTGAGCGCGGCCACCTTCGCGCTGAACGTCGTGCTCGCCGATGCCGCGTCGTACGCGGCCATTCCGCTGATGGAGCGGCTCATCGAAACCTACGCGGCGCCGCGCGCGGACTTCGGCGGCGTCGGCTACGTGGTCAACCAGATCGACCAGTCCCGCCAGTTGACGAAAGACGTCCTGAAGGTGCTGCGCCAGATGCTCGCCGGCAAGGTGTTCCCCGGCGTGATCCATCTCGACGAAGGCGTCAGTGAAGCGCTCGCCTGCGACACCACGCTGATCCATTACGATCCACTGAGCCAGGCCGCCGCCGATTTCCGCGCGTGCGGCGAATGGCTCACGGCGGCGCTCGACGCAATCACCGCCCAGCCAAGGAGCGTCGCTTGA